The following is a genomic window from Aricia agestis chromosome 20, ilAriAges1.1, whole genome shotgun sequence.
atgtcaattgtcatttgtcaatgtcAAATTTTGGAATTTGTTTTTTGGTTGTTTTGTAGCATTGCGAAAATTTGatatgtaaattaaaattaaatacagcAACTTTTTCGCATAAATAAGTATCTTAAAATATAGAGCTGTTAAATCTATACTAGTAAATAGCGGTTTTTTCTCATACTAGTAGTTTACCTTCAACCATGACGTCCCAAGCTTTGGCTTCGCTCACAGCTACGTACACGGACTCCGAAGGAGAGGAGGACATGGAAGATGGACAGCAAACACCCGACAAGGACGAAGGTAATGAGAGGGGTCAGTCAGCACCGGTCAGTCCAAAGAACATCGAGGAAAACAAGGAGGTCGGTTCGGCCCCGGGTTCGCCCAAGAGAACAGCACGACTGGTGTCGTACGTCGATGACACAATAGTTTCAGACGAGGAGCAGCTGTCGCCGACCGCCGAGAACCAGGACGACATGCGGCGGCTCTCCATGGAGACAGACACGGACGAGGCGGTGCCGAAATCTGACCCCGACGACTCGCAGGACGGGGTCTCCATACCCCCGGAGCCGGCGGGCAAGTGTCCCAAGGAACTTCAGGACACCATAGCCAAATTCTACAGTAGAATGATGACGGAGGGCCTCGACATGAACAGAATTATCCAGGACAAGAAAAACTTCCGAAACCCCAGCATATATGAGAAACTGATACAATTTTGTGACATAAACGAGTTGGATACAAACTACCCACCAGAGATATATGACCCGCTGAGGTGGGGCAAGGAGTCATATTACGATGAGCTAGCGAGGGTACAGAAAGTGGAAATGGATAGAAGAGAAAAAGAGAGGAaggaaaaattttcaaaaatagacTTTATATCGGGTGTGTCAAAGAAGGCTGACAGTGATGATGACAAAAAGAGGAAGTCAAAGTGGGACCAGGCCGCTCCGAATGTGTCGAAACTCAACATCAAACAGCCGGGCCTGGTGCAGCAGTCCCTCACAACCAATGTCACTGGCACCAAGGGAACCGTCATATCTGCATTTGGAGCCATTGCTAAGAAACCTAAGTTATGACCTTAAAAATCTGCTGAAATTGCCttcataacattataattaagtacaataataaaactaagttacAACAaaccaaaactgcaattttaaTTTCAACACTCTTTATCTTTTTACTTTGTGACAATATAcaggataataatattgtaatgggAGATGAATTAATTGAAAGTATTTTCGGACTTCATTTATTGTGTTAAGATTCAGTGTACACCACACAGGTAAGTATAGGTGCTGGCAGGGCAACAAGCCCTTACAAGACAAGTCTTATAAAAGATTAACTAAAGACTTAAAGGGGCACCTGACCGGGCGGACACGGCCTGCGCCCCCGGCGTCTCCACCCCGATGCCAATGATGCACACACACAACATAATTATTGCATATCTGTGCATAAATGCATATGCTGCATGTTACAATATCATAATAATCGAAACAAAACAgatattctcaaagtgtgctctgCGAAGTAACCAAGATAAACAAAGTTATCGTATTCAGGTTATTTACAAAAACTATGTTTACTTAATATTGTTGAcagttttattatgtattttaaattgtgtagttataattaagaaaaattataaacaaattataacaaattcATTCTATTTAGAAAGCAAGGATTTAGAATAAAATCCTATACATCTTATAGCATTTAATAAGGCTTATGTCTCTTATCATGCAGCTTGAGGTTGCGCTGCATGCGGGCGGACACGGCCTGCGCCCCCGGCGTCTCCACCCCAGACCACACGCTGACCAGACCGGACTCCCCCGTCGTCACCATTAGGTCTCTCTGTAACATAGAATTGGCTTGTAACAAGACAATCAGGTAACGGCGACATAgagatatattatgatatacttaactttaaagtgatgaaaagtttgacagataatgtatggagcttatgccAAAGTTTTcgttaaattaatgttaagtaaCTATTCAGAGTGATAccataagggtgaagccaaacgagcgtaatttgtgagtcgcagaatttcggctggcagaaattctgctgcattcagtttcaaacaaaagtcctgtttgattcacacgagcgtaattttgtgagtcatgatttgtatgaaaagattacacggcagaaattctgcgactcacgactcacaaataaTTACGCTACTGCTGGTGTATGGATATTTTTCTTTAACATAATAGGCCaaatataaacgaattttgaacGAACGGAGTTTAGATTTTGGATTAAAATGTTGCTCGTCCTACGTAAATTCCGACCCCACAAAAGGGGTGCACGAAATTGGTTACAATTTACACTTTCGAGTTTCGAGTCCTTTTTAACAACATTTGAATCTGCTATTTAAATCACAATTTAAGTGTTGATTAAATTTGCATAATTGTAAAGTTACATTAAGACAAAAATTCAAGATACAGGCGTTAACCCCTATATCCCACCATCAGCCAGTCTTTGTTGTAATTGTAGGTTAGATAGTTCCTTGTATCAAAGAAAAGGAATGATGATAAGTGACTAACCACATCGTCGTAGTGGCAGCAGCGCACGATCTGCTTGTTCTTGTCGTAGTCGGTCCGCGGCGCAACCTTCTTGTCCGATATCGTCACCGACCGCAGCGTGTTACTGTCaggaaaaaaacaaattaatatttcatatgAGAAGTTATTTAACATAGAACAGTACTTAACATTGAAATGTACATTAGAACAACAACAGCCGATAAAAAAGTGCACTacgctttatttttaaaaagactAAAAAcaggtacacattgggcgttttgaagcgcgcgctttgttaacgcgcgttttgagaaccccggattctattgaagcgtacacaTGCAAGCGCGCCAGTAACGCGCGCGTGTGTACCTGCTCTAAAGCGTGGGTAGTGGAACTGAGAAAGAAAATCATTATTAGAAAAGAATgagaatattatgaaaaaaacaaGTCGCACGATATCGCAGAGCAAGTGCACAGCTCACAAACTATAAAGTTCCACTTGCTCTGCTCTATCGTGCGACAACAATGCACAAATAAAAATCGTACCACTATGTACAGTTTCGTATGTCACCAGTCGCCTGTTGCATTGCTATCACACACAATCACCTTGCACGATATCGTATCGTGTACTGTAAAACTCACCCGTCAGCGCCGTAGGAGCCGGCAAGCGCGCAGCTCTGTCCGTCGGCGTCCCGAAACGCGTCTACCACGTAACAATCGTCCACGCGGCTACGCTGTGGGGGAAGACTTCagctataataaaattaaaaatacaatactATTACGTAATGTATTTTGTTCTTGTTTGTCAAGCAAGTTTTCAAATATATGAGACAGGGGCACATACAATCTTACAAGGATATTGTATATCTTACTGGAGAGTAAAgctgcgcgtgcactggatcggaatcggagcgtacggatttgttgctttgtattgttATGTATAATACTGCGTGCACTGGACCGGAATAtatgccgatgacgtcatccgcagtgAACGCGTCATTCGGATTCCGATGGTTTTTAATCTCGTGGTTTCAAGCTCTGACGTGTTCGCGACGAGTGACGACGCGACGGCTATACATAAATACTTATTCACGATGAATGacgatattttaattactttagtgGAAAAATATAAAGAACTTTACAATCTAAAACATCAACATTATGATAATCATCTGAGGAgagacaatattttatatttgggaTGAAAGTGGGCAAATAATGAATTTCGTTTCCTCTTGTTtctattttcctgttctgataAAATACAGCTAATTACAACAATATCCTCGTCACAGGTTATGACGGactaaaaataactaaattgccgatgctggatgcgaatgcagtggacgcatCCCATtggcatttcgtaaatgacgacgcccgtacgctccgattccgatgcagtggacgcgcagcttacGTGTATagactttttgttttttttttttttatttattaccagATGCAGAAGTCTGCCACTCATATTAAAACTATTGAATAAACTGTCGCTAGCGTTATTTCTGAACTGCCAACCTTAAGACAGAAATAAGAAACTTTCCTCTTATTAGTACTCAATGCACTCCCATTGTGACTGGTATCCAAAGGCGACATTAACCACTTTCCATTGGCCAATCTATTTATTCATCCCCTAAAAAACAAACTACCTTAATACTCCGTCCGATCTTGTCCCTGGTGTAACTCCGGATCATGTCCCCTGTCTCCATGTTCCACAGCTGAAGGTCGCTGGACTGCGTCACGCACGACACCGTGCTGTCGTCCAGCCACGTCAGACGCTCTACTGCAACCTAACATGGAGTTATTAGAAATTGTGAAGGACGACAAGCCCTTACGGAATCTTATTATAGACTAAGTAACTAAAGACTAAAGGGGCACCTGACACATATATGTCAATGATGCACACACACAACATAATTATTGCGTATGTGCATAACTGCACATACTGCATGTTACACTTAAGTTTGGACATTAGCCAACAAAAACAGAGAGATGGATTGCATAGGTTTTTCATTTcaagaatttatttaatataattctcTTTCTCCAGGCAACAGCAGTATAGAAAGTCCAGTTAGCCTAATTAacctttttaaaaccttttcaTCTTTATCAGTAAGCTTAATGAGATAACAAAAAGCTAaggcaattttttttctattctgtcaatttattttattttctgcaAAATATCAAGATTAGCTTACTAacatttataactttatttactatgtttattgtttatgtttaattatacactagctatttgaccgagctaagctcggtattccataaaacacaaataaaatgacattttctaaaaatgattcctagctagatcaatttatcacCCCCACCCccaccctatatactaaatttcatgaaaatcgttggagccgattccgagattccaattatatatatacaagaattgcttgtttaaagatataagatattttgtAAGCCTTCTTTAATCACGCATAATAAGTTGTAACAAGAAGTAAAAATTTTATATGGTACAAATATCAACTAACCTCACAGTTCATAGAGTATATAAGTGCATCATCCTCATTGGGTTCCATGATGTTGTAAATATTGATGAGGCCGTCAGATGAACCAGAGATGAGAGTCTCTTGTTTGTTCTTGTGGAATTTCACCTGTAAATTTAGTTGACTATGGGATTAATATCTTAGACTAAtgtgataataaattattatttgtttttgttccgagaaattgaataataattttagtaacaTGCAAACAAATTCTAGATAGTCTTATGAGTAATGAGCATCCACCTTACATAGTATAACATCATTCTTACACTTTGATATAAAAGGTATGCAAGGGTAGTAAAAGTACTTTCTTTTCTTTTGGAAATTTTTCCATTACCCATCTGTAAGTAAAATCAAATGTAACAGCTCatgttataataaaacaataccTGCGTAACATCATCCGTATGTGAGTTCCAGTACCCGCCTAGCGGCTCAGGCTTCCTCTGGTCCCAGAAGACAAGGTATGCATCATCCTGCTGCAGACGGCTGCCGGCACACAGAACTCGAGCTGTGCATGATACGTCCATACTTTCATACTCCCTGGGTACTTCTGTCTCATCTGTAACATAAATTGTGTTGTGAATGTACTAttgtagttataataataataataatatctatggatgggtaccagacaatggaaatatctttaatacttttatactatacatatatttaagatttttattatatgatacacatccaagaccgaaaactttttgttccgtcggcgagattcgaacccgcgacccctagcttgagctaccaacagcgcaccaactgagccacagaggtcatcatAAGTACACATGATAAGtttgtttttcagtaaaacagagaaacaaaaagaaaataaagttaggctaaaaatattttagttgcatgatttgtcaatttgtagacttgttttgataatagaaattgattttattgtggtgcacctttcgatatagtttttagaaattccgttgtaagattgtccaatttagagtgcaagttaatatttttgataacaatttaaattttagttttacaaataatatatccgatgtatgaagcatatttttggtgtgaatttgGTTATAAAGGTTGTCTCGTTTTGTATGTTTTTACTAtgtataagttttttttgaaggacatgttcagttaatcaattgttttttttgatcagcattagcttttctggtatgcattcagttaattagcggatttaaggtagtgtgctgaaaaaatagtctgatgtgcatttaataatatcccctttttattagtaagggggtaggtatataagttattaaaaattatgattTGACATACTTTTATACTCCTGCACACACTGCCCACTAGTCCGGGTGTCCCACAACTTCAGTAAATCATGTCCAGCCGAATACAACAAGTAATCTTCCTTAGGACTGAACACCACCTCCGTTACACTTTTATGATGACCACTGAGTCTGCATACTCTACTTAATGACGTGTTTGTTAATTTGTATACCTCTATCGTATTGTCTTGTAATGTTACAGCTATGTTTAAGGATCTGTAAAGTTAATAACATGATGATGAATTGAGGTTATAAAGCCATAGTTATATTTTACTGTTTTGTTAATTGTTTAAAGAATTGAAGGAGTTTAGCTATCATAATTTATACTCACTTCGTTACATCTAATTTGTTAATATAGGATTTCTTTAGGGATACTGCAGTCTCCGTAAGTAAGTTGTACTTTTTGTTAAACAATTTCTCTAAATCTGCACTTTCAACCGTGTCTTTGTCAATCGCAACGTCCTCTATTATATCcgtcatttttataatttaaactatATCTTAGAAAATTCTAAATTTATTCATAATTTCCATACATTtcgactaaaaataaaatacgcaaaacaataacattaccacATGTGATTTGACAATTGACTTTGACATTTTAAATGACAGTATAACGCAAGTACTTGCTCGCAAGTCGTCAAAATATGTCAAActgttttttttcttattatagcACTTCGGCTATACAACCACGGCCAGTATCGAGTAATttatatggcgggaaaacaatattctttatacaataattttcatcattgttatTCTAAATCGTCATATtcgtcaggtctaaagtctttAAGACAATGTCTAAGTATACAGTCAATACAGTTAAGAAGTCAAGTCGGCCCATTCAGtgaagtggtagacgctttactaaaactttcggtggaattttggagggaacaccaaatagcacgtttctggatattgcatcaatTTCTTACACTAGTGCACGATAAgaaatatctaatggttaagtAATATCCTTCCAATATTACAGATTAAAAACCCAGTTAAAACAATTAGggtatgcgcgcacgggcaacttagttgctcggcgatttatttgtctcttgatGAAGTCTAGGAGCTAGTATGAAAGTGCGCGCACGTAGCGTCGCAACTCTGAGCAACTTTTTCGTTGTCCAGAGACCGCGACGCAACTGTCTCCTTCCCTATTGGTTTCTATGCaagtgcgcgcacgggcaacaaaAAAGTTGCCGACCGGCCAGTTGCCACTCGACCGCCGCTGCGTTAGTTTGTGTGTACTtgcagcaatgagtttctaaaatactagagtagcaatagcaacgtcttacaaaatattctcagaaatgcgtaaccacttgatagctcaaaagacaatgtcaattcATATTGTTATTgtgtcattatgtaggtcagatCATAAACCTATATATATCTATGGGTCAGATATGCCTGCagacatcttcgaagtggcaacgcgttgctgccGTAAACTGCCAATCTAGTAAGATTCTGCACAGTTCATCGAAACTTTCGACACTCAttctaaagtaactaaaatttttttttgggtatgctctcaatttcataaaactagtataaaatttcccgagagtcagccgatcgctccatagtggatgcacccaatcataatattctatttttcgacgctttcttcggtttttttatagcgagtgcaacagggctgtagctagagtcaaatttgaggtagggcagcgtcggttacaggtagggcggaagcaaaaaaaatcggtcaagtgcgagtcggattcgtgcacgaagggtttcgtaccgttatagataaaaaataggccaaattgtgtttttttgtaattgagccccctttaaatataaatgttattttaattgtattattaattaattaagtgatttcgcaaaaatgtccagtgcctactgttgccattaatatcaatatgcagcaaaaaaggccaaaaaacacgaatccttaaatattgattttattttgtttttagtacctatttgttgttttgatttatctctaggtcaatgatgtattcaattcattcaatagttattcttagatacttaaaaaaattctgtgacaaagcatgagcactatatctaagaactacatattattaaatcctcaattacgaagaacaagcgaacaatatggttaaacttctggatgtagcgatccacgtgtgagtgagagtgagaaaataataattaattgttgggttgggtgatacgagtcaatagatacgactaaaaatatatttagattattattgtttctgcaaacttattaaaataataattaataataaaataacataaaatatttaaaacagctgaattctaggtttcgccatattattaaaaatgcgaagaacttcgttcagatcaactttttttgttctttttttttcaaaggccagaaataccataccagccattctttcgtgacccattgacagtctttgaggcctattaattgcagttaaagttgaaaacgtggactcgcacactgcagtactacatcttttttttcattaagattataattaaatggacgcatcgcttcatgtaatcgtgattcaaatgccatctatacacagaacaaagaattattatcgacgacttctgtggcccaatggttgggcGTGTGGGCCCTGTGGCCTGTGGGCTTaatccgggggtcgcgggttcgaatcctgccaacggaacaaaaagtttttaaaggtataataaaaatcttaaataaaatactaagaataaagtatatttctgttgtctaatacctgtaatgcaagtcctttaggtcttcctttttagggttccgtacccaaagagtaaaaacaggaccctattactgagacttcgatgtctgtccgtcttttccaggctgtatctcaagaacggtaatagctagagaaatgaaattttcacagattatgtatttctgttgccgctataacaacaaatactaaaaacaaaataaattaaatatttaaggagggctcccatacaacaaacgtgatttttctaacattttttgcttaactatcaatgatgacaacaggtaggcacttgaaattttcacaaaggccttaataatatatgtaatttaataaataagtaataataaaagttaaaaaaaaatatttaagggttaggtaggtaagtaggtcccatactatttttgctctataacggtacgtgcgcggtataacccttcgtgcgcgggtccgactcgcacttggccgattattggtatttttaaggtagggcattgtgattttaaggtagggcattgccccactatgcccccccctagctacggccctggAGTGCAACGACCACAGCCTTCTCGACCAAATCCATGTTGATGACTGTcaagaaaaaaactgaaaaaagtcgggttgctgtcgctctcgtgcgcgcaccccggcgacatggcaattattttttcgaaagagacaaataaatcgccgagcaactaaattgcccgtgcgc
Proteins encoded in this region:
- the LOC121737096 gene encoding WD repeat-containing protein 89; this translates as MTDIIEDVAIDKDTVESADLEKLFNKKYNLLTETAVSLKKSYINKLDVTKSLNIAVTLQDNTIEVYKLTNTSLSRVCRLSGHHKSVTEVVFSPKEDYLLYSAGHDLLKLWDTRTSGQCVQEYKNETEVPREYESMDVSCTARVLCAGSRLQQDDAYLVFWDQRKPEPLGGYWNSHTDDVTQVKFHKNKQETLISGSSDGLINIYNIMEPNEDDALIYSMNCEVAVERLTWLDDSTVSCVTQSSDLQLWNMETGDMIRSYTRDKIGRSIKRSRVDDCYVVDAFRDADGQSCALAGSYGADGNTLRSVTISDKKVAPRTDYDKNKQIVRCCHYDDVRDLMVTTGESGLVSVWSGVETPGAQAVSARMQRNLKLHDKRHKPY
- the LOC121737097 gene encoding SAP30-binding protein, translating into MTSQALASLTATYTDSEGEEDMEDGQQTPDKDEGNERGQSAPVSPKNIEENKEVGSAPGSPKRTARLVSYVDDTIVSDEEQLSPTAENQDDMRRLSMETDTDEAVPKSDPDDSQDGVSIPPEPAGKCPKELQDTIAKFYSRMMTEGLDMNRIIQDKKNFRNPSIYEKLIQFCDINELDTNYPPEIYDPLRWGKESYYDELARVQKVEMDRREKERKEKFSKIDFISGVSKKADSDDDKKRKSKWDQAAPNVSKLNIKQPGLVQQSLTTNVTGTKGTVISAFGAIAKKPKL